The proteins below come from a single Nitrospirota bacterium genomic window:
- a CDS encoding NADH:flavin oxidoreductase codes for MLFEPFSFSGLTLPNSIVRAATYEKRADEDGFVTDFLIEMYEDLTRGGSAMLITGIALIHPSGRSHPKMLCIHSDIYINGLRRLTDSVHRLGGVITVQLTHGGRQCPLLLLGGAEPIAPSSVYDPSSKTLPKAMTDAEIWKIIDAFGEAGRRAQISGFDALEIHAAHGYLLSSFLSPHTNIRDDYWGGDEERRFHFVEEVYKVIRNSVGEDYPVLIKLNSDDLLLDGIKPDEALRIASRLEALGIDAIEISSGMRESRIKTSRPDIKTVSEEAYLRDSGGLFKGKLRTPVILTGGMRSKAVMEDVLTKGEADLIGISRPLIREPNLPNLMKEGKEGADCISCNGCMNFNKLDFVKCTERISNLSGKGVNPQK; via the coding sequence ATGCTATTTGAGCCATTTTCGTTTTCAGGACTTACCCTTCCTAATAGCATTGTCCGTGCCGCAACCTATGAGAAGAGGGCAGACGAAGACGGTTTTGTCACGGACTTCCTGATAGAGATGTACGAAGACCTCACAAGAGGTGGAAGTGCGATGCTCATTACAGGCATTGCACTAATTCATCCATCAGGCAGGTCTCATCCAAAGATGCTCTGCATCCATAGCGACATTTACATCAATGGCTTAAGACGCCTTACGGATTCTGTCCATAGACTTGGAGGCGTCATTACAGTTCAGCTTACCCATGGAGGCAGGCAATGCCCCTTACTTCTTCTGGGTGGTGCTGAGCCTATTGCGCCTTCTTCGGTGTATGACCCATCGTCAAAGACACTTCCTAAGGCAATGACAGATGCCGAGATATGGAAGATTATCGATGCCTTTGGGGAGGCAGGAAGAAGGGCACAGATTTCAGGGTTTGATGCACTGGAGATTCATGCCGCACATGGCTACCTGTTAAGCAGTTTCCTTTCGCCACATACGAATATCAGGGACGACTACTGGGGAGGAGATGAAGAAAGACGCTTTCACTTTGTAGAGGAGGTCTATAAGGTAATAAGAAACTCTGTAGGAGAAGACTACCCTGTGCTCATAAAGCTCAATTCGGATGACCTCCTTTTAGATGGGATTAAGCCTGATGAGGCTCTAAGGATTGCAAGTAGGCTCGAGGCATTGGGCATCGATGCTATCGAGATAAGCTCGGGAATGAGGGAATCCCGAATTAAGACTTCAAGACCTGATATCAAGACAGTTAGCGAGGAGGCTTATCTCAGAGATTCAGGCGGGCTTTTTAAAGGCAAGCTCAGAACGCCTGTTATACTTACAGGAGGAATGCGCTCAAAGGCAGTAATGGAGGATGTCCTTACCAAAGGAGAGGCAGACCTCATTGGCATCTCAAGACCACTCATAAGAGAGCCGAATCTTCCAAATCTAATGAAAGAGGGCAAAGAAGGGGCAGACTGCATATCCTGTAATGGCTGTATGAATTTTAATAAATTAGATTTCGTAAAATGCACTGAGAGGATTTCAAACCTAAGCGGAAAAGGAGTAAACCCCCAGAAATAA
- a CDS encoding TIGR02186 family protein, with amino-acid sequence MKTLLKAAAYLIVGVILLVASHKAEANLTLKANHDHIKVDFFYHGSTVTVSGQSELDSDLIIKISSPEGHQGFKKKGKAAGFLWMNLGEINFDHAPNLYFLHSTKRLQEMLSPEEADANTIGYSAIGKHMEITPVKDETERANWFEEFVKFKESSRLYYTSTGNIALSQEKGTQDFSIKLDWPYEASPGNYTVTVYAVKDNHIVEKAETPVLVEQVGLIKFLAGMAKENGALYGIISIAIALGAGFGVGLIFRKGGGAH; translated from the coding sequence ATGAAAACATTATTAAAAGCGGCGGCTTATCTCATAGTGGGCGTAATTCTTCTTGTGGCATCGCATAAGGCAGAGGCCAACCTGACTTTGAAGGCAAATCATGACCACATAAAAGTGGATTTCTTCTATCATGGAAGCACCGTGACCGTCAGCGGTCAATCCGAGCTGGACTCCGACCTGATAATCAAGATTTCCTCTCCGGAAGGGCATCAGGGCTTTAAGAAAAAGGGCAAGGCCGCAGGTTTTTTGTGGATGAACCTTGGCGAAATCAACTTCGACCACGCGCCGAATCTCTATTTCCTCCACAGCACAAAAAGGCTCCAAGAGATGCTCAGCCCCGAGGAAGCCGATGCCAACACCATCGGTTATTCCGCCATTGGGAAGCATATGGAGATAACCCCTGTCAAGGACGAAACCGAGAGGGCGAACTGGTTTGAGGAGTTCGTAAAGTTCAAGGAGTCGTCAAGGCTTTACTACACCTCGACGGGAAATATAGCCTTATCACAGGAAAAAGGCACTCAGGACTTCTCCATAAAGCTCGACTGGCCCTATGAGGCTTCGCCCGGAAATTATACCGTCACGGTCTATGCCGTTAAGGACAATCATATAGTCGAGAAGGCGGAAACGCCGGTGCTCGTGGAGCAAGTGGGGCTTATAAAGTTTCTTGCGGGAATGGCAAAGGAAAACGGCGCGCTTTACGGGATAATATCGATAGCCATTGCGCTCGGGGCGGGTTTTGGCGTGGGCCTAATATTCAGGAAGGGCGGAGGCGCGCACTAA
- a CDS encoding universal stress protein yields the protein MFKNIIVGFDDSEYSKAALVEVSNWVKRHGGNITLVNAAYFDPEEFGIAPDQIERRVEFGKKICYQAKERYSAEFGIEIDSFICEGEAPHVIIDVAKGKGADLIAMGTYGRKGIKRLIMGSVTSSVILDAPCDVFVVKRPCVECTGEYKSILVPFDGSETGKKAIGRAFDFTRFNPTSITVLYVIPRYEEMVEFFMTVSIRKRLLEEAKKIIDEAEKMASENDVLINSIVEEGHAGERIVVTAKKIKSDIIVMGSSGWRGLDKAVIGSTAESVIANAPVPVLVVR from the coding sequence ATGTTTAAGAATATTATAGTTGGCTTCGACGATTCCGAATATAGTAAGGCGGCTCTCGTCGAGGTCTCTAACTGGGTCAAAAGACATGGGGGAAATATCACCCTTGTTAATGCCGCGTACTTCGACCCCGAAGAGTTTGGCATAGCTCCCGACCAGATTGAGCGGAGGGTCGAGTTTGGCAAAAAAATCTGCTACCAGGCAAAAGAGAGGTATTCGGCGGAGTTTGGAATCGAGATAGACTCTTTCATATGCGAAGGCGAGGCCCCCCATGTAATCATAGATGTGGCAAAAGGCAAAGGCGCTGACCTCATAGCTATGGGCACATACGGCAGAAAGGGCATTAAAAGGCTGATAATGGGGAGCGTGACATCAAGCGTGATTCTGGATGCCCCGTGCGATGTCTTTGTTGTTAAGCGGCCTTGTGTCGAATGCACTGGAGAGTACAAATCCATTCTGGTTCCCTTTGACGGCTCCGAGACCGGAAAGAAAGCCATTGGCAGGGCTTTTGATTTCACAAGGTTTAATCCCACATCTATAACCGTGCTTTATGTCATACCGCGGTATGAGGAAATGGTCGAGTTCTTCATGACCGTCTCAATCCGGAAAAGGCTCCTCGAAGAGGCGAAGAAGATTATCGACGAGGCTGAAAAGATGGCATCTGAAAACGACGTACTGATCAACTCTATCGTCGAAGAAGGGCATGCGGGAGAAAGGATAGTTGTGACGGCTAAGAAAATCAAGAGCGACATTATCGTCATGGGAAGCAGCGGATGGCGTGGGCTCGATAAGGCGGTAATCGGCAGCACCGCCGAAAGTGTAATCGCGAATGCCCCGGTGCCGGTGCTTGTGGTTAGGTAG
- a CDS encoding sulfite exporter TauE/SafE family protein codes for MFLYLPVALTSINILIPVGLGLAVGLLSGLFGVGGGFLMTPLLIMLGIPSTVAAATDSNQIVAASTSGTYAHWKVGNVDFKMGLYLLIGGFVGGLLGVQSVNVLRAMGNADFVIKMTYVLMLGIVGTYMFIESLSSLRKKEILKEEPKGESKTTRFLRSLPFQTHFEKSGVTHSALLPIIFGSIVGVLAAIMGVGGGFIMVPVMVYLLRMPMHVVVGTSLFQVLFTCIEVTFLQAYTNHTVDFVLAVLLLFGSTIGAQVGAVFGRKLNGEQLKILLAAIVLIVTVKIIFELTLTPSILLAQAGGH; via the coding sequence ATGTTTCTTTATCTTCCTGTGGCACTGACCAGTATTAACATTCTTATACCTGTAGGGCTGGGTCTCGCAGTAGGACTCCTTTCGGGTTTATTCGGCGTTGGCGGAGGGTTTTTGATGACGCCCCTACTTATCATGCTCGGAATCCCTTCGACCGTTGCCGCTGCCACGGACTCAAACCAAATAGTGGCCGCATCCACATCCGGGACATACGCCCACTGGAAAGTAGGCAATGTGGATTTCAAGATGGGATTATATCTCCTGATAGGAGGTTTCGTTGGCGGGCTTTTAGGGGTTCAGAGTGTCAATGTCCTAAGGGCGATGGGCAATGCGGATTTCGTTATAAAGATGACATATGTGCTTATGCTCGGCATCGTAGGCACTTATATGTTCATTGAGAGCCTCTCGAGCTTAAGGAAAAAAGAAATACTCAAAGAAGAACCGAAGGGAGAATCGAAAACAACAAGGTTTCTGCGGTCTCTGCCGTTTCAAACGCATTTTGAGAAGTCCGGGGTCACTCACTCTGCCCTCCTGCCGATAATTTTCGGAAGCATCGTGGGAGTGCTGGCCGCCATAATGGGCGTGGGCGGCGGGTTTATCATGGTGCCGGTTATGGTATATCTTCTCCGAATGCCCATGCATGTAGTGGTTGGAACGAGTCTTTTTCAGGTGCTATTTACCTGCATAGAGGTCACATTCCTTCAGGCATATACCAACCACACGGTGGATTTTGTTTTGGCGGTGCTTCTCCTTTTTGGCTCTACCATAGGAGCGCAGGTAGGGGCGGTTTTCGGAAGAAAGCTAAATGGCGAGCAACTAAAGATACTCCTTGCCGCGATCGTGCTCATCGTAACCGTAAAGATCATCTTCGAGCTTACGCTCACACCCTCAATACTTTTGGCACAGGCTGGAGGTCATTAA
- a CDS encoding universal stress protein codes for MKGCRKVLIAVNGSLDVLRHGLKLASDEKSWITVIKVIPPYEGDLDLTGVKNIEDVLNSGISSSLSEVEGIAGEEGVFVKVRVEEGDIPERIKSAALEERCDIIIMGEGSRKGIKKLFGGGVLNKVLQNAPCPVLVVKS; via the coding sequence ATGAAGGGTTGCAGGAAGGTTCTGATAGCCGTAAACGGCTCGCTCGATGTCTTAAGGCATGGTCTTAAGCTTGCAAGCGACGAGAAAAGCTGGATAACCGTCATTAAGGTAATTCCCCCTTATGAGGGCGATTTAGACCTTACCGGAGTCAAGAACATCGAAGATGTATTGAATTCGGGTATTTCCAGCTCCCTTTCCGAGGTTGAAGGCATTGCTGGCGAGGAAGGGGTTTTTGTCAAGGTGAGGGTCGAAGAAGGCGATATCCCCGAGAGGATAAAATCCGCTGCCTTGGAGGAAAGATGCGACATCATAATAATGGGAGAAGGCAGTCGAAAAGGGATAAAAAAGCTCTTCGGCGGAGGCGTCCTAAACAAGGTCCTCCAGAATGCCCCGTGCCCGGTGCTTGTGGTAAAAAGTTGA